From one Caldithrix abyssi DSM 13497 genomic stretch:
- a CDS encoding IS1182 family transposase → MSFITYNRSQMNLFGYSVEDFARDDPKSRFVVELVSRLDLSALYSRYSSQGGDSYAPDMMLALWFYAYSNGITSTRKLEELCKYDTRYIYITGNQHPDHSTLSRFRKAHLDLLDQYFVEILLIAQAEGISSFNQIAIDGTKIKAHSSKRHGYTEDQLDKRIEKLRAEIKQYMQRCNFVEQGATDELDLETLRAEKERLERLEKEILERKAQLKERKKQLKSEHRSRHQINVKEPDARMMPSVDGPGYNAQLGVDMSSHLIVAHEVVSQPNDQGQFIPIQEQVEKNLGSDDKRSYTADSGYHNSTDLKELEEKQIDAVIADPQLSNRSIKETPTSKEELQKEERKLKRSDFVYHEQGDYYECPTGKKLFPVERNSERIVYRSNDCQDCPLINLCISSKKKVKQIHRSVNESYCERMAKKLQTSAAQERLKKRSVTVEPVFGNLKHNLGYRGFSLSGLNNVRSEFTLMCIGHNINVLFKNMLGKRLAAFITASQEKDDLLILFSKNILAFLILYFAQRLRMRKNYQYRRI, encoded by the coding sequence ATGAGTTTTATTACTTATAATCGCTCACAAATGAATCTCTTTGGCTATAGTGTGGAAGATTTTGCCAGAGACGATCCAAAGAGTCGATTTGTAGTGGAGTTGGTTTCGCGCCTTGATTTAAGTGCACTTTATTCCCGTTATAGTTCACAAGGCGGTGATTCTTATGCCCCAGACATGATGCTTGCCTTATGGTTTTATGCTTATAGTAACGGCATTACCAGCACCCGTAAGCTGGAGGAATTGTGTAAATATGATACGCGCTACATTTATATCACTGGGAATCAGCATCCGGATCATAGTACATTAAGTCGTTTTCGCAAGGCACATTTGGATTTATTAGACCAATATTTTGTAGAGATACTTTTAATTGCCCAGGCCGAAGGCATAAGTAGTTTCAACCAGATAGCCATAGATGGCACGAAAATCAAAGCGCACAGCAGTAAGCGTCATGGCTACACTGAGGATCAATTAGACAAACGTATAGAGAAGTTAAGAGCAGAGATCAAGCAATACATGCAGCGCTGTAATTTTGTAGAACAGGGGGCCACGGATGAATTAGATTTAGAAACTCTTCGAGCGGAGAAAGAACGGCTTGAGCGCTTAGAGAAAGAGATATTAGAACGTAAAGCCCAATTGAAAGAGCGTAAGAAACAGCTCAAATCAGAACATCGTTCAAGACATCAAATAAATGTAAAAGAGCCGGATGCCCGCATGATGCCTTCGGTGGATGGACCGGGCTATAACGCACAATTAGGCGTAGATATGTCCAGTCATTTAATAGTAGCTCATGAAGTCGTAAGCCAGCCCAACGACCAGGGTCAATTCATACCGATTCAAGAACAAGTAGAGAAGAATCTTGGTTCAGATGATAAGCGATCTTACACGGCCGATTCCGGTTATCACAATAGCACAGACCTAAAAGAATTGGAAGAAAAGCAGATTGATGCCGTAATAGCCGATCCCCAGTTATCCAATCGTTCGATAAAGGAGACACCAACCTCCAAGGAAGAATTGCAAAAAGAAGAAAGAAAACTAAAACGAAGTGATTTTGTGTATCATGAACAGGGAGATTACTATGAATGTCCGACGGGTAAGAAGCTTTTTCCAGTTGAGAGGAATAGCGAACGGATCGTATATCGTTCCAATGATTGTCAGGACTGTCCCTTAATTAATTTATGTATTTCCAGTAAAAAGAAAGTTAAGCAAATCCATCGTTCAGTTAATGAGAGTTATTGCGAACGTATGGCGAAAAAGTTACAAACTTCAGCGGCGCAGGAACGACTAAAGAAGCGTTCGGTGACAGTTGAACCTGTTTTTGGTAACTTGAAGCATAATTTAGGCTATCGTGGATTTTCCTTATCTGGTCTTAATAATGTTCGTAGTGAATTTACGTTAATGTGTATTGGGCATAATATTAATGTTCTATTTAAAAATATGTTAGGGAAACGTTTAGCAGCGTTTATAACAGCATCACAAGAAAAAGATGATCTATTAATTTTATTTTCAAAGAATATTTTGGCGTTTTTAATTCTATATTTTGCCCAACGCTTAAGAATGAGAAAAAATTATCAATATCGGAGAATATAA
- a CDS encoding interleukin-like EMT inducer domain-containing protein yields the protein MKKYFYLKDHLGNIRVTVDENGDVEGYNDYYPFGLQMPGRSMNNALATDMYKYSSKELDEEGLTGYTPFSVRVISKGYLDGNAAAIYVNDSYISGSGLYARGYTIVVVDENGTVVDKAHFDTYSSTAEADAMADFINNVATGHYVIGVIKDDGSQSMTENAYNALASVGCQHSRDVGYRYSYAFIGKKGESSCGYEAYAHAGHGFVDKTIGDLRPLAWYYFGARYYDPAIGRFLRIDRYDYKYPSLNPYHYVFNNPIRFTDFTGDTVDIDPKLLTPVVYTEGKKKGQSKSIKDMTPEEKQRYFFQLWWNNNKKEILSLFGIGGKYETTNILFKLGTYPRKWFGINFGSVKSFIGHTAWAKRGTDEGYFYHGGGFFDGGKLYSDGVVNPEFGIDELQINVYFNPNLSRDIPFTAPHEWKHVKIIFDAVKNGRPVPNGINQHKLVKNDNLPEIK from the coding sequence ATGAAGAAGTATTTCTATTTAAAGGATCACCTCGGCAACATTCGTGTAACCGTTGATGAAAACGGAGATGTTGAGGGTTATAATGACTATTATCCATTCGGACTGCAAATGCCCGGTCGTTCCATGAACAACGCTCTGGCCACGGATATGTACAAATACAGCAGTAAGGAATTAGATGAGGAAGGGCTTACGGGCTATACACCATTTAGTGTGCGGGTGATTTCCAAAGGTTATTTAGACGGAAATGCTGCTGCAATTTATGTGAACGATTCGTATATTAGCGGCAGTGGTTTATATGCCAGAGGTTATACGATTGTTGTGGTCGATGAAAACGGTACCGTTGTGGATAAAGCCCATTTTGACACCTATAGCTCCACAGCCGAAGCAGATGCCATGGCAGATTTCATTAATAACGTAGCGACTGGTCACTATGTTATTGGCGTAATAAAAGATGACGGTAGCCAGAGTATGACAGAAAATGCCTACAATGCCTTAGCCAGTGTCGGTTGCCAGCACAGTCGTGACGTGGGCTATCGATATTCGTATGCGTTTATTGGCAAAAAAGGCGAAAGTAGTTGTGGATATGAAGCTTATGCGCATGCCGGTCACGGTTTTGTGGATAAAACTATTGGAGATTTGCGACCATTGGCCTGGTACTATTTTGGAGCGAGGTATTATGATCCGGCCATTGGGCGGTTTTTACGGATTGATAGATATGATTATAAATATCCATCATTAAATCCTTACCATTATGTGTTCAATAATCCAATACGATTTACAGATTTTACTGGTGATACAGTTGATATTGATCCAAAGCTATTGACTCCGGTCGTCTATACCGAGGGTAAAAAGAAGGGGCAATCCAAATCGATTAAAGATATGACACCTGAAGAAAAGCAACGGTATTTTTTTCAGTTGTGGTGGAATAATAACAAGAAAGAAATATTAAGTTTATTTGGTATTGGCGGAAAATATGAAACCACAAACATTCTATTTAAGTTAGGTACTTATCCTCGAAAGTGGTTCGGGATAAATTTTGGATCAGTAAAATCATTTATTGGACATACGGCATGGGCAAAAAGAGGTACTGATGAAGGATACTTTTATCATGGAGGAGGCTTTTTTGATGGAGGCAAATTATATTCTGATGGAGTGGTTAATCCAGAATTTGGTATTGATGAATTACAGATCAATGTATATTTCAACCCTAACCTTTCCAGAGATATTCCGTTTACTGCTCCTCATGAATGGAAACATGTAAAAATAATTTTTGATGCGGTCAAAAATGGTAGACCTGTTCCTAATGGAATTAATCAACATAAGCTAGTGAAAAATGATAATTTACCAGAAATAAAATAG
- a CDS encoding alpha/beta hydrolase-fold protein: MNRLKCVVLALSALLLVQCSSNEERFSSLLKEMEGLTSQEKTQSLKQFTQQNIFPFIEDSTAYFLFEDSSRQAVYLAGDMSAWRPDSIPLINIEQTNFWYAALRFPQRARLEYKFVCGGKWFLDPLNPLKDRGGMGENSVLAMPAYEFPQEVLFKREFRKSDLDTVVFKSRLLKNRRRIYFYKHQKAGDNSPLILFNDGGDYLTFGKARIVLDNLIGSGQLKPLLAIFIEPRNRKREYRFNDAYLKMVFQELLPFIQKRYGLKNNRLAMGGVSLGGLISLYALKNYSRNLDFVFSQSGALWLDDERILKELTDLSQPKTFLSLSYGLFENMEASHEHLKKILEQKQINFEIKTYYEGHNWGNWRAHLKDALLPFAGGKAK, from the coding sequence ATGAACCGTTTAAAATGCGTTGTCCTGGCCTTAAGCGCTTTGCTTTTAGTTCAATGTTCTTCTAATGAAGAACGTTTTAGTTCTTTGTTAAAAGAAATGGAAGGCCTTACCAGCCAGGAGAAAACGCAAAGTCTTAAACAATTTACTCAACAAAACATCTTTCCATTTATTGAAGATTCTACCGCTTATTTTTTATTTGAAGACAGCTCACGGCAGGCGGTTTATCTGGCGGGCGATATGAGCGCCTGGCGTCCGGACTCCATTCCTTTAATAAACATTGAGCAAACCAACTTTTGGTACGCGGCTTTGCGCTTTCCGCAGCGCGCCCGGCTGGAATACAAATTCGTTTGCGGCGGTAAGTGGTTTTTAGATCCTTTGAATCCTTTAAAAGACCGCGGCGGGATGGGCGAAAATTCCGTGCTGGCCATGCCGGCTTATGAATTCCCGCAGGAAGTTTTATTTAAGCGCGAGTTCCGGAAAAGCGATCTGGACACCGTTGTTTTTAAAAGCCGCCTATTAAAAAACAGGCGCCGAATCTATTTTTACAAACATCAAAAAGCGGGAGATAATTCGCCGCTGATTCTTTTTAACGATGGCGGAGACTATCTTACATTTGGCAAGGCGCGCATCGTTCTGGACAATTTAATTGGTAGCGGTCAGTTAAAGCCGTTGTTAGCGATTTTTATAGAGCCGCGAAATCGTAAACGTGAATACCGTTTTAATGACGCCTACCTGAAGATGGTGTTTCAGGAGCTGCTGCCATTCATTCAAAAAAGATACGGTCTAAAGAACAATCGCCTGGCCATGGGCGGCGTTTCGCTGGGCGGCCTGATTTCTTTGTACGCTCTGAAAAATTATTCCCGCAACCTCGATTTTGTCTTCTCCCAGTCGGGCGCCCTCTGGCTTGATGATGAACGGATTCTAAAAGAGTTGACGGATCTGTCACAGCCGAAAACATTTTTGTCCTTAAGTTATGGCCTTTTTGAAAACATGGAAGCGAGTCATGAGCATTTGAAAAAGATTCTTGAACAAAAGCAGATAAATTTTGAGATAAAGACGTATTACGAAGGACATAATTGGGGGAACTGGCGCGCCCATTTAAAAGACGCGCTTTTACCCTTTGCCGGAGGTAAAGCAAAATGA
- a CDS encoding alpha-amylase family glycosyl hydrolase produces MRLNYRKIFAEVEPGIREFAFQREFVDLGRETGPANAEWIKGRAIYEIYVRAFSEEGSFKAVQAALPELKQYGIDVIWFMPIFPIGEKERKGPLGCPYSIKDYFTVNPEYGTEQDFKNLIESAHRLGMKVLIDMVPNHVAHDYRYLKTIPELIRYDERGKPLRKVADWTDVVDLDYSRPATREHMAEVMKHWITEYDVDGYRCDVAGLVPMDFWEWVAPKLRALKEDFYLLAEWESQLLHQKVFNSTYDWSTLQILKDVFEKKVSVQRLAEWLLTKAAIYPQNALPLRFLENHDLPRAAAEFSEEQVLCGLLFIFSLHGVPLIYNGQEIGDRQTPSLFEKQTIDWQNKNQKIYTFLQSLLRLRKEKAALSSKEYVFKSAYFKDDILSFEKEDLWIIINFSDVQREMAAEEGELLLNTHDELRRHAGRWQLKPCQGILLRKQ; encoded by the coding sequence ATGCGTTTAAATTACAGAAAGATATTCGCCGAGGTTGAACCGGGCATCAGGGAATTTGCCTTTCAGCGGGAGTTTGTTGACCTTGGCCGTGAGACGGGCCCTGCCAACGCGGAATGGATTAAAGGCCGGGCGATTTACGAAATTTATGTCAGAGCTTTTTCCGAAGAAGGAAGTTTTAAGGCCGTACAGGCCGCGCTGCCGGAGTTAAAACAATACGGAATTGATGTAATCTGGTTTATGCCCATTTTCCCCATCGGGGAAAAAGAGCGCAAGGGGCCGCTGGGCTGCCCGTATTCGATTAAAGATTATTTTACGGTAAATCCGGAGTATGGCACAGAACAGGACTTTAAAAATTTAATAGAAAGCGCACACCGTTTGGGAATGAAGGTGTTGATTGACATGGTGCCCAACCATGTGGCGCACGATTACCGATATCTAAAAACGATTCCGGAACTGATCCGCTACGATGAACGCGGCAAGCCCCTGCGCAAAGTAGCCGACTGGACAGATGTGGTTGATCTGGATTATTCCAGACCGGCAACGCGCGAACACATGGCCGAGGTGATGAAGCACTGGATTACGGAGTATGATGTTGACGGCTACCGCTGCGATGTGGCCGGCCTGGTGCCCATGGATTTCTGGGAGTGGGTGGCGCCAAAGCTGCGCGCGCTCAAAGAGGATTTTTATTTGCTTGCAGAATGGGAAAGCCAGCTTTTACATCAAAAGGTATTTAACAGCACCTACGATTGGAGCACCCTGCAAATTTTGAAGGATGTTTTTGAAAAAAAGGTATCTGTACAAAGGCTGGCCGAATGGTTGTTGACCAAAGCGGCCATTTATCCGCAAAACGCCCTGCCTTTGCGCTTTCTGGAAAATCACGATTTACCGCGCGCGGCCGCCGAATTTTCTGAAGAACAGGTGTTGTGCGGCCTGTTGTTCATCTTCAGCTTGCACGGCGTTCCGCTTATTTACAACGGGCAGGAAATCGGCGACAGACAAACGCCTTCGCTATTCGAAAAACAGACGATCGACTGGCAAAATAAAAACCAAAAAATTTACACCTTTTTGCAAAGCTTACTTCGTTTACGCAAGGAGAAGGCTGCGCTTTCTTCAAAAGAGTACGTTTTTAAAAGCGCTTATTTTAAAGACGATATTCTATCTTTTGAAAAAGAAGACCTATGGATCATTATTAATTTTTCAGATGTACAAAGAGAAATGGCCGCCGAAGAAGGCGAACTTTTATTAAATACGCACGACGAACTGAGACGCCATGCCGGGCGTTGGCAGCTAAAACCCTGTCAGGGAATTTTGCTGCGTAAGCAATGA
- a CDS encoding TrmB family transcriptional regulator, translating into MNETRLMERLRALGFTTYESKAYITLLKNNPSTRYELSKNSGVPRSAIYDVIKKLENMGAVNALYTSPEKYVPLPPEQLLELLERQFKERIEEARSALKHFDTQIEPGHLWNIVGYRNMLHKAREMISRAEKIIFLSVWDRECKRLKEDLDAARQRGVRIIVFSFTPLNLEGEEIYSYNIPEKELLNIWERKIILVVDHVQLLMGEADDRYTKKTAWTDNKAIVDIATNHIILDITLYGIRMKEDVSHSVVAMQQGAFENLDKLIEKYKKRQIEPIF; encoded by the coding sequence ATGAACGAGACCAGATTAATGGAGCGCCTGCGTGCGCTGGGTTTTACGACTTACGAATCAAAAGCTTATATTACGCTTTTGAAAAATAATCCCAGCACAAGGTATGAATTAAGTAAAAATTCCGGGGTGCCGCGCTCGGCGATTTACGATGTGATTAAAAAACTGGAGAACATGGGAGCCGTAAACGCGCTTTACACCAGCCCGGAAAAATACGTGCCCCTGCCGCCGGAGCAATTGCTGGAGCTTTTGGAAAGGCAATTTAAAGAAAGAATTGAAGAAGCCCGCAGCGCTCTTAAACACTTTGATACGCAAATTGAACCGGGGCACCTGTGGAACATTGTCGGCTATCGCAACATGCTGCACAAAGCGCGCGAAATGATATCCCGCGCGGAAAAAATCATCTTTCTTTCCGTATGGGATCGGGAGTGCAAGCGTTTGAAAGAGGACCTGGACGCAGCCCGGCAGCGCGGCGTGCGCATCATCGTCTTTTCTTTTACCCCGCTCAATCTGGAAGGAGAGGAGATCTATTCCTACAACATTCCGGAAAAAGAGCTGTTAAACATCTGGGAACGAAAAATCATCCTGGTCGTTGACCATGTACAATTGCTCATGGGCGAGGCGGATGACCGCTACACAAAGAAAACGGCCTGGACAGACAACAAGGCCATTGTGGACATTGCGACCAATCACATCATTCTGGATATCACGCTGTACGGAATTCGCATGAAAGAGGATGTGAGCCATTCGGTGGTGGCCATGCAACAGGGCGCCTTTGAAAATCTTGATAAATTGATTGAAAAGTACAAGAAAAGACAGATTGAACCGATCTTTTAA
- a CDS encoding interleukin-like EMT inducer domain-containing protein gives MLHGNIYVTIDDNGNIKGYNDYGESHHFRGYPFGLRMRSMNNALSTDMYKYSSKELDEEGLTCYTPFSVRVISKGYLDGNAAAIYVNDSYISGSGLYARGYTIIVIDENGTVVDKAHFDTYSSTAEADAMADFINNVTTGHYVIGVIKDDGSQSMTENAYNALASVGSQHSREVGFRYSYAFIGKKGANSCGYEAYALAGHGFVDKTIGDLQPLVWYYFGSRYYDPVIGRFLSIDPKADFYVDLNPYNYVGNNPIVFIDPTGMDSIYFVDQANRPRDDGTKGTTYTATIYVVKNGKVIAIYVNGGSTYPNSKSPTDNSTEYNTVNEGRYSFNNKYGHKGGRKKGLNLVNEKGERIVQGTSPDGKIVNMKYVNIHAGVSNKGNYKSRGSTGCLTLDPNISESFFSHFDFSNGTTGNASGSVIISRGWIPVELLFLEYSSVFLP, from the coding sequence TTGCTTCATGGTAATATTTATGTAACAATTGACGACAACGGGAATATTAAGGGATACAACGATTATGGCGAAAGCCACCACTTTCGTGGTTATCCTTTCGGATTACGAATGCGTTCCATGAACAATGCTCTGTCCACTGACATGTACAAATACAGCAGTAAGGAATTAGATGAGGAAGGGCTTACGTGTTATACACCATTTAGTGTGCGGGTGATTTCCAAAGGTTACTTAGACGGAAATGCCGCTGCAATTTATGTGAACGATTCGTATATTAGCGGTAGCGGTTTATATGCCAGAGGCTATACGATTATTGTAATAGATGAAAACGGTACCGTTGTGGATAAAGCCCATTTTGACACTTATAGCTCCACAGCCGAAGCAGATGCCATGGCAGATTTCATTAATAACGTAACTACTGGTCACTATGTTATCGGCGTAATAAAAGATGACGGTAGCCAGAGTATGACAGAAAATGCCTACAATGCCTTAGCCAGTGTTGGAAGTCAGCACAGTCGTGAAGTGGGCTTTCGTTATTCGTATGCGTTTATTGGCAAAAAAGGCGCAAATAGCTGCGGTTATGAAGCTTATGCGCTTGCCGGTCACGGCTTTGTGGATAAAACGATTGGAGATTTGCAACCACTGGTCTGGTATTATTTCGGCTCGAGGTATTATGATCCGGTGATAGGACGGTTTTTGTCAATTGATCCAAAAGCTGATTTTTATGTTGATCTGAATCCTTATAATTATGTTGGTAATAATCCTATTGTTTTCATTGATCCTACAGGAATGGATAGTATTTACTTTGTAGATCAAGCTAATAGACCTCGTGATGATGGGACAAAAGGCACAACTTATACCGCAACAATATACGTAGTGAAAAATGGAAAGGTAATTGCAATTTATGTAAATGGTGGCAGTACATATCCGAATTCAAAAAGTCCAACTGATAATAGCACCGAATATAATACTGTTAATGAAGGAAGATATTCTTTCAACAATAAATATGGACATAAGGGAGGGAGGAAAAAAGGCCTGAATCTTGTCAATGAAAAAGGGGAAAGGATTGTTCAAGGAACTAGCCCAGATGGTAAAATTGTAAATATGAAATATGTAAATATTCATGCAGGAGTTTCCAATAAAGGCAATTATAAAAGTCGTGGATCAACAGGATGTCTTACGTTAGACCCCAACATTAGTGAAAGTTTTTTTAGTCATTTTGATTTTAGTAATGGTACTACAGGAAATGCTTCCGGAAGTGTTATAATTTCAAGAGGTTGGATTCCAGTAGAATTATTATTTTTAGAATATTCATCTGTTTTTTTACCCTGA
- a CDS encoding alpha-amylase family glycosyl hydrolase produces the protein MTKNLKITAFLILQFLTTAVFAQVVTTEPPYATANDSIIVYFHADRGDQGLMDYSGTDVYAHTGVITNLSSGPSDWKYVIAAWDQNLPKAKLTRIEQNLWKLTIGNPYDYYGVPQNEQILKLAFVFRNSDGSRTGRDVGGADIFYELYEPGINLVILEPQVSVPYGIPERSPVFVNAGDSLKIVLTAAALGTKLDRFDLRINGMLVAQSTADTLRYTYHAPQDDHGKKTVFASATDTSGNEASETFVFMITPVQQDEDRPAGIVEGENYADDQSVTLCLFAPYKKFVYVIGDFNDWKVDEAYLMKKDSIDRDSTYYWLTISGLNAGQEYAYQYLVDGEIRIADPYTQKILDPWNDQYIPSTTYPNLKPYPSGKTDFPVSVLQTARSTYQWKVQDFNRPAPEKLIVYELLVRDFLAKHDFKTLIDTLDYLQKLGVNVIELMPINEFEGNESWGYNPSFYFAPDKYYGPAEDLKRLVDSCHVRGMAVVLDMVLNHATGQCPLVRLYNEGDFGRPTPENPWFNVESPNPTYNWFNDFDHESPATQKFVDRVNRFWLTEYNVDGFRFDFTKGFTNTPGDGWAYDARRINILKRMADKIWEVKSDAYVILEHLTDNSEEKVLANYGMLLWGNMNYSYSEATMGYHDNNKSDLSWGYYKTREWSKPNLITYMESHDEERLMYKNLTYGRSYGSYNIKELSTALERMKLAGAFFFLLPGPKMIWQFGELGYDYSIDYNGRVGNKPIRWDYFQQEERRKLYKAWAAMIKLRNENPVFYSAASSADLFVVGAVKRINLYHGLMNTSIVGNFGVTTASIQPNFNHGGWWYDFFSGDSLFVTNTDTTITLLAGEFHIYTDRKTFTPEQGLILTDLAGSSFATPEEFTLAQNYPNPFNPSTTIAFYLPTTEEISLRVYNMRGQLIKELISGRLNSGWHKIAWDGVNQAGNTVASGVYVYRLQAGEKTRLRKMILLR, from the coding sequence ATGACTAAAAATCTAAAAATAACGGCATTTTTAATTTTACAATTTTTGACGACGGCGGTTTTCGCTCAGGTGGTAACCACCGAACCGCCCTACGCAACAGCAAACGACTCGATTATTGTTTACTTTCATGCCGATCGGGGCGATCAGGGATTGATGGACTATTCGGGAACGGACGTTTACGCGCATACCGGCGTGATTACCAATTTAAGTTCCGGCCCGAGCGACTGGAAATACGTGATCGCCGCCTGGGATCAAAACTTACCCAAAGCCAAACTAACCAGAATCGAGCAAAATTTATGGAAGCTGACAATCGGCAATCCTTACGATTACTATGGGGTTCCGCAAAACGAGCAGATCCTTAAACTGGCCTTTGTCTTTCGTAATTCCGATGGCTCCAGAACCGGCCGCGATGTGGGCGGAGCCGATATTTTTTACGAACTTTACGAACCAGGCATTAATCTGGTGATTCTTGAACCTCAGGTCAGCGTTCCCTATGGTATTCCAGAGCGCTCGCCGGTTTTTGTCAACGCCGGCGATTCGCTAAAAATTGTTTTAACCGCGGCCGCTCTGGGAACGAAATTGGATCGTTTTGATTTACGCATTAACGGCATGCTGGTGGCGCAGTCCACGGCCGATACTCTGCGCTACACCTACCATGCCCCGCAGGATGACCACGGCAAAAAGACGGTTTTTGCTTCTGCAACCGACACCAGCGGCAACGAAGCGTCGGAAACCTTTGTTTTTATGATTACGCCCGTTCAGCAGGACGAAGACCGGCCTGCGGGCATTGTTGAAGGCGAAAATTACGCAGACGACCAGAGCGTTACGCTCTGTTTGTTTGCGCCTTACAAAAAATTTGTTTACGTCATTGGCGATTTTAACGACTGGAAAGTGGATGAAGCGTACCTGATGAAAAAAGATTCCATTGATCGCGATAGCACCTATTACTGGCTGACGATTTCTGGTCTGAATGCCGGCCAGGAATATGCCTACCAATATCTGGTGGATGGCGAAATACGCATTGCCGATCCTTACACGCAAAAAATCCTGGATCCATGGAACGATCAATATATTCCCAGCACAACTTATCCTAATTTAAAACCTTATCCGTCGGGCAAAACGGACTTTCCGGTTTCTGTGTTGCAAACCGCGCGTTCAACCTACCAGTGGAAGGTTCAGGATTTTAATCGACCCGCTCCAGAAAAGCTGATCGTCTACGAATTGCTGGTGCGCGATTTTCTTGCAAAGCACGATTTTAAGACGTTGATCGATACGCTGGATTATCTGCAGAAGCTGGGCGTGAACGTTATTGAATTAATGCCGATTAACGAATTTGAGGGCAACGAAAGTTGGGGCTATAATCCTTCTTTTTATTTTGCGCCGGATAAATATTACGGCCCTGCAGAAGATTTAAAGCGCCTGGTAGATTCCTGCCATGTGCGGGGCATGGCCGTGGTTCTGGATATGGTGTTAAATCATGCCACCGGGCAATGTCCGCTGGTTCGCCTGTACAACGAAGGCGATTTTGGACGGCCGACGCCGGAAAATCCCTGGTTTAATGTGGAGTCGCCCAACCCCACTTACAACTGGTTTAACGATTTTGATCATGAAAGTCCGGCCACGCAAAAATTCGTTGATCGCGTTAATCGTTTCTGGCTGACCGAGTACAATGTGGATGGTTTTCGCTTTGACTTTACCAAAGGATTTACCAACACGCCCGGAGACGGCTGGGCCTATGATGCCAGGAGAATCAATATCTTAAAAAGAATGGCGGATAAAATATGGGAAGTAAAGAGCGACGCCTATGTTATTTTAGAACATCTTACAGATAACAGTGAAGAGAAAGTGCTGGCGAATTACGGCATGTTGTTGTGGGGGAACATGAATTACAGCTACAGCGAGGCGACTATGGGCTACCACGACAACAATAAGTCTGACTTAAGCTGGGGTTATTACAAAACGCGCGAATGGAGTAAACCGAACCTGATTACCTACATGGAAAGCCACGATGAAGAGCGTTTAATGTACAAAAACCTGACTTACGGACGTTCCTACGGATCTTACAATATCAAAGAGCTTTCCACTGCCCTGGAGCGCATGAAGCTGGCCGGCGCTTTTTTCTTTTTGCTGCCGGGCCCTAAAATGATCTGGCAATTTGGTGAATTGGGCTACGATTATAGTATCGATTACAATGGGCGCGTGGGCAACAAGCCCATCCGCTGGGATTATTTTCAGCAAGAAGAACGCCGTAAGCTGTACAAAGCCTGGGCGGCCATGATTAAACTGCGTAATGAGAATCCGGTTTTTTATAGCGCAGCTTCTTCAGCCGATCTTTTTGTGGTGGGAGCGGTCAAACGCATCAATTTGTATCACGGTTTGATGAATACCAGTATTGTGGGTAATTTTGGCGTGACCACGGCCAGTATCCAGCCCAACTTTAATCATGGCGGCTGGTGGTACGATTTCTTTTCCGGGGATTCTTTGTTCGTAACCAATACCGATACGACCATTACGTTGCTGGCCGGTGAATTTCATATTTACACCGACCGCAAGACTTTTACTCCGGAGCAAGGGCTGATTTTAACCGATCTTGCGGGTTCCAGCTTTGCGACGCCGGAAGAGTTTACCCTGGCGCAAAATTATCCCAATCCTTTTAATCCGAGCACAACCATCGCCTTTTATTTGCCGACAACAGAGGAAATAAGTTTGCGCGTTTACAATATGCGCGGGCAGTTGATTAAAGAATTAATAAGCGGACGTTTGAACAGCGGATGGCACAAAATAGCGTGGGATGGCGTCAATCAGGCGGGCAATACTGTGGCTTCTGGCGTGTACGTGTATCGTCTGCAGGCGGGAGAGAAGACGCGGCTGCGTAAGATGATTTTGCTGAGATAG